One region of Hemiscyllium ocellatum isolate sHemOce1 chromosome 4, sHemOce1.pat.X.cur, whole genome shotgun sequence genomic DNA includes:
- the LOC132810237 gene encoding syntenin-1-like isoform X2: MSLYPSLEDLKVDKVIQAQASYAADSGTPAILPETVASVPSDGLYPRLYPELSDYMGLSLNEEEIQRNMAAVAVPQTVARPSSINYMVAPVTGTDLGLRRAEIKQGIRELILCKDQDGKIGIRLKSIDNGVFVQLVQANSPASLAGLRFGDQVLQINGENCAGWSSDKSHKVLKQASDQKISIIVRDRPFERTITMHKDSTGHVGFIFKNGKITSIVKDSSAARNGLLTEHNICEINGQNIIGLKDTQIADILATAGNTITITIMPSYIHDHMMKRMASSIVKSLMDHGVPEV; the protein is encoded by the exons GCTCAAGCTTCATATGCAGCGGATTCTGGAACTCCTGCAATTCTGCCTGAAACCGTCGCCTCTGTGCCATCAGATG GCCTTTATCCCCGTCTGTACCCTGAACTGTCTGACTATATGGGACTCAGTCTGAATGAAGAAGAAATACAAAGGAATATGGCTGCAGTTGCAGTACCACAG ACTGTTGCTAGACCATCCAGTATAAATTACATGGTGGCACCAGTAACTGGAACCGATTTGGGTCTTCGAAGAGCTGAAATCAAACAGGGGATCCGGGAATTAATCCTTTGCAAGGATCAGGATGGAAAGATTGGCATTCGTCTTAAATCTATTGACAAT GGTGTCTTTGTCCAACTTGTACAAGCAAACTCCCCTGCTTCCCTCGCTGGGTTAAGATTTGGTGACCAGGTCCTGCAGATAAATGGTGAGAATTGTGCAGGGTGGAGCAGTGACAAGAGCCACAAAGTACTGAAACAAGCTTCTGATCAAAAGATTAGTATCATTGTTCGTGACAG GCCTTTTGAACGCACAATCACGATGCACAAAGACAGCACAGGACATGTTGGCTTCATTTTCAAAAATGGGAAAATCACTTCAATTGTAAAAGACAGTTCAGCAGCTCGAAATGGACTCCTAACAGAACACAATATCTGTGAGATTAATGGGCAGAATATCATTGGACTGAAG GATACACagattgcagacattttggccaCAGCAGGGAATACAATAACCATTACGATCATGCCTTCCTACATTCATGACCATATGATGAAAAG GATGGCTTCAAGCATTGTTAAGAGTCTCATGGATCATGGTGTTCCGGAAGTGTAA
- the LOC132810237 gene encoding syntenin-1-like isoform X1 — MSLYPSLEDLKVDKVIQAQASYAADSGTPAILPETVASVPSDGLYPRLYPELSDYMGLSLNEEEIQRNMAAVAVPQQTVARPSSINYMVAPVTGTDLGLRRAEIKQGIRELILCKDQDGKIGIRLKSIDNGVFVQLVQANSPASLAGLRFGDQVLQINGENCAGWSSDKSHKVLKQASDQKISIIVRDRPFERTITMHKDSTGHVGFIFKNGKITSIVKDSSAARNGLLTEHNICEINGQNIIGLKDTQIADILATAGNTITITIMPSYIHDHMMKRMASSIVKSLMDHGVPEV, encoded by the exons GCTCAAGCTTCATATGCAGCGGATTCTGGAACTCCTGCAATTCTGCCTGAAACCGTCGCCTCTGTGCCATCAGATG GCCTTTATCCCCGTCTGTACCCTGAACTGTCTGACTATATGGGACTCAGTCTGAATGAAGAAGAAATACAAAGGAATATGGCTGCAGTTGCAGTACCACAG CAGACTGTTGCTAGACCATCCAGTATAAATTACATGGTGGCACCAGTAACTGGAACCGATTTGGGTCTTCGAAGAGCTGAAATCAAACAGGGGATCCGGGAATTAATCCTTTGCAAGGATCAGGATGGAAAGATTGGCATTCGTCTTAAATCTATTGACAAT GGTGTCTTTGTCCAACTTGTACAAGCAAACTCCCCTGCTTCCCTCGCTGGGTTAAGATTTGGTGACCAGGTCCTGCAGATAAATGGTGAGAATTGTGCAGGGTGGAGCAGTGACAAGAGCCACAAAGTACTGAAACAAGCTTCTGATCAAAAGATTAGTATCATTGTTCGTGACAG GCCTTTTGAACGCACAATCACGATGCACAAAGACAGCACAGGACATGTTGGCTTCATTTTCAAAAATGGGAAAATCACTTCAATTGTAAAAGACAGTTCAGCAGCTCGAAATGGACTCCTAACAGAACACAATATCTGTGAGATTAATGGGCAGAATATCATTGGACTGAAG GATACACagattgcagacattttggccaCAGCAGGGAATACAATAACCATTACGATCATGCCTTCCTACATTCATGACCATATGATGAAAAG GATGGCTTCAAGCATTGTTAAGAGTCTCATGGATCATGGTGTTCCGGAAGTGTAA